A single window of Luteipulveratus halotolerans DNA harbors:
- a CDS encoding PqqD family protein: MSSHVSTPRWRPHPDVLVVAGAGRFVVLPPGAAQPLVLDGTAADAWEALSRDATLDDVCDHLCAVYAADRDVVRASVIPLIDRLFEQGALAQLAAAHERGRA, encoded by the coding sequence ATGAGCAGCCACGTCTCGACGCCGCGCTGGCGGCCACACCCCGACGTGCTGGTGGTCGCCGGTGCGGGGCGGTTCGTGGTGCTGCCGCCGGGCGCGGCCCAGCCGCTGGTGCTCGACGGCACCGCGGCCGACGCCTGGGAGGCCCTGTCGCGCGACGCGACCCTGGACGACGTGTGCGACCACCTGTGCGCGGTGTACGCCGCCGATCGTGACGTCGTACGAGCGTCCGTCATCCCGCTGATCGACCGCCTCTTCGAGCAGGGCGCGTTGGCCCAGCTCGCCGCCGCGCACGAGAGGGGTCGCGCATGA
- a CDS encoding glycosyltransferase, giving the protein MAADRPWLSVGVVAYNAPAEMLDRCIASVRAEATRLGRDVQVVVVDNASPRPVLERPEWRAEVVRSGDNLGFGRACNLMIEHARSDLVLLLNPDAWLVEGSLDAVLAMESDATPALYSGYLMAHGAVQVDAYWHWWTSTERALRRRRVAAGVRAIEGPSTPVGKVCGGALLARTDVLRALGPFNPDFFLYGEDADLSLRAAAAGHALLLLRELVVGHEAAFSMKESSVLVEQARADATMRLAALHRSYPFALWVRLDLACTTIAGTLGGRTSVSAASRMSRLRQVRRWGVRRYVARLDPNQVRVR; this is encoded by the coding sequence ATGGCCGCTGACCGTCCCTGGCTGAGCGTCGGGGTCGTCGCCTACAACGCACCGGCCGAGATGCTCGACCGGTGCATCGCATCGGTCCGCGCCGAGGCGACGAGACTGGGTCGCGACGTCCAGGTCGTCGTGGTCGACAACGCCAGCCCGCGACCGGTCCTGGAGCGCCCGGAGTGGCGTGCCGAGGTCGTGCGTTCGGGCGACAACCTCGGTTTCGGCCGCGCCTGCAACCTGATGATCGAGCACGCCCGGTCCGATCTGGTGCTCCTGCTCAACCCTGACGCCTGGCTCGTCGAGGGCTCGCTCGACGCCGTCCTCGCCATGGAGTCCGACGCCACGCCGGCGCTCTACTCCGGCTACCTCATGGCTCACGGCGCGGTCCAGGTCGACGCGTACTGGCACTGGTGGACCTCGACCGAGCGCGCGCTGCGTCGCCGCCGGGTGGCGGCCGGCGTACGCGCCATCGAGGGCCCGTCCACTCCTGTCGGCAAGGTCTGCGGCGGCGCCCTCCTCGCCCGCACCGACGTGCTGCGCGCACTCGGACCGTTCAACCCCGACTTCTTCCTCTACGGCGAGGACGCCGACCTGAGCCTGCGCGCGGCTGCGGCCGGCCACGCGCTGCTCCTGCTGCGAGAGCTGGTCGTCGGCCACGAGGCGGCGTTCTCGATGAAGGAGAGCTCGGTCCTGGTCGAGCAGGCCCGGGCTGACGCGACCATGCGGCTCGCAGCACTGCACCGGTCGTACCCGTTCGCGCTGTGGGTCCGCCTCGACCTGGCCTGTACGACGATCGCGGGCACGCTCGGTGGCCGCACGTCGGTCTCCGCGGCGTCACGCATGTCCCGGCTGCGTCAGGTCCGCCGATGGGGTGTGCGTCGGTACGTCGCCCGCCTCGACCCGAACCAGGTGCGGGTCCGATGA
- a CDS encoding MATE family efflux transporter, which translates to MRKGIPNASTRMVTTGLPVLVASGLLYVLPLAARPFLSDAEYATWALGAVVLSITLVFDFGATPYVLAAEGAGSLDRARFVRATVLAVLGSLAPGLVLALLWLPYSAGKDLALTGPAGSAFLLSVAAGGALRSAALVATGLMLVRGELRRRTVAVLSQALLQATVVVALLALGAGVWALPLGGVIAGAAMCLYAFRPFPRWERAALDDVHFGDFLRARLGTTTLSLSLTQLDRWVVGALVPVGLLARYDLAARLAGLPRLVVIALSGVLAADAAVNRTDRQQLSRIYRAALRACGAVVVVLGLATVTAGLLVHQLSGRSLDPALLTLLVVAFSLHALTAVGTQMMSGIGVPAVEYLYLVPCCALVVAIWTAAWFTGSHTLAVAAAPTGFAVTSVVFLIWMGRRASAGRWARRTPAPSALVPEREVPHGR; encoded by the coding sequence GTGAGGAAGGGCATCCCCAACGCCTCGACGCGCATGGTCACGACGGGCCTGCCGGTACTCGTCGCGTCCGGCCTGCTCTACGTCCTGCCCTTGGCCGCCCGGCCGTTCCTGTCCGACGCCGAGTACGCCACCTGGGCCCTGGGAGCAGTGGTCCTGTCGATCACGCTGGTCTTCGACTTCGGGGCCACGCCGTACGTCCTCGCGGCTGAGGGAGCGGGCTCACTGGACCGAGCCCGGTTCGTCCGCGCGACCGTCCTGGCCGTGCTGGGCTCGCTCGCGCCCGGCCTCGTGCTCGCGCTGCTGTGGCTGCCCTACTCCGCGGGCAAGGACCTCGCGCTCACCGGCCCGGCCGGGTCGGCGTTCCTGCTCTCGGTGGCGGCGGGCGGCGCGCTGCGCAGTGCAGCCCTCGTCGCGACGGGGCTGATGCTCGTCCGGGGCGAGCTGCGGCGGCGTACGGTCGCGGTGCTGAGCCAGGCGCTGCTGCAGGCCACCGTCGTCGTCGCGCTCCTCGCGCTGGGCGCAGGCGTGTGGGCACTGCCCCTCGGGGGCGTGATCGCGGGGGCCGCCATGTGCCTGTACGCGTTCCGCCCCTTCCCCCGGTGGGAGCGCGCCGCACTGGACGACGTGCACTTCGGCGACTTCCTCCGTGCCCGCCTCGGCACCACGACGTTGAGCCTGAGTCTCACCCAGCTCGACCGCTGGGTCGTCGGCGCGCTGGTGCCGGTGGGTCTGCTGGCCCGGTACGACCTCGCCGCCCGGCTGGCCGGACTGCCTCGGCTGGTCGTCATCGCGCTGAGCGGTGTGCTCGCCGCGGACGCCGCGGTCAACCGCACCGATCGGCAGCAGCTCTCGCGGATCTACCGTGCGGCGCTGCGGGCGTGCGGCGCGGTCGTCGTCGTCCTCGGGCTCGCCACCGTCACCGCCGGTCTGCTCGTGCACCAGCTCAGCGGGCGCTCGCTGGACCCCGCGCTGCTCACGCTGCTCGTGGTCGCGTTCTCGTTGCACGCCCTCACCGCCGTCGGCACCCAGATGATGTCGGGCATCGGCGTCCCCGCCGTGGAGTACCTCTACCTCGTGCCGTGCTGTGCGCTGGTCGTCGCGATCTGGACGGCGGCGTGGTTCACGGGGTCGCACACCCTCGCCGTCGCGGCTGCCCCCACCGGCTTCGCGGTCACCTCCGTCGTGTTCCTCATCTGGATGGGGCGGCGCGCGAGCGCCGGACGGTGGGCGCGTCGTACGCCGGCACCGTCGGCTCTCGTGCCCGAGCGGGAGGTCCCCCATGGCCGCTGA
- a CDS encoding arsenate reductase/protein-tyrosine-phosphatase family protein, with product MPTTVLFVCTGNICRSPYAERYARLLVERAGAADWQLGSAGTSAVVGAPVETSMAADLARHGADPEGFAARQLTPALLTDADLVVTMERYHRSYVVDDHPLLARRTLTLRQLQRAVAAQPPGLTGRRLLDAVTGQVVAPRPGDSIADPYGRGSAAMQSAAAAIREVLDATVPRLLD from the coding sequence GTGCCGACCACCGTGCTGTTCGTGTGCACCGGCAACATCTGCCGTTCGCCGTACGCCGAGCGTTACGCCCGGCTGCTGGTCGAACGGGCCGGCGCCGCCGACTGGCAGCTGGGCAGCGCGGGCACGTCGGCGGTCGTCGGCGCACCGGTCGAGACGTCGATGGCCGCAGACCTCGCCCGGCACGGCGCCGACCCGGAGGGGTTCGCGGCGCGGCAGCTCACGCCGGCGCTGCTGACCGACGCCGACCTCGTGGTGACCATGGAGCGCTACCACCGCTCGTACGTCGTCGACGACCACCCGCTGCTCGCACGTCGCACCCTGACGCTGCGACAGCTGCAGCGTGCCGTCGCTGCACAACCGCCCGGGCTCACCGGTCGGCGCCTGCTGGACGCCGTGACCGGACAGGTCGTCGCCCCGCGACCCGGTGACAGCATCGCCGACCCGTACGGCCGTGGCTCCGCGGCGATGCAGAGCGCGGCTGCCGCGATCCGCGAGGTCCTGGACGCCACCGTGCCGCGACTCCTCGACTGA
- a CDS encoding sugar transferase, which translates to MRREHPACRRATSPTLRPLSRARSKTRYRADIFGIGAEEFRRVFRATFYVFGLFAILTMVVRTDISRGYIALAFPLGLVGLFISRGLHRRRLLAQRERGVGLRRSVVVGSPSEVEYVLQRISHNPRAGYGVAAVASGGSTATVELPDGRRVPQLGDPRDFVDSRLAIDFDQVIVAGYDSLGRERLRALAWSLEDTTVGMALMSGMTDVAGPRVHWQPIDGLPLMSVEVPHYIGLRVTMKRLFDIVASAALVVLLAPLMLVLAALIKLYDGGPVLYRQRRIGVGGTPFSMTKFRSMTDGAERMFDALAHQQHEGNSVQFKLRQDPRVTPIGRVLRRFSLDELPQLFDVLRGTMSLVGPRPHVQAEVDAYEAHVRRRLNVRPGMTGPWQVGGRSDLSWAESVQKDLFYVENWSMTGDLLLLLKTARAVVSKNGAY; encoded by the coding sequence ATGCGTAGAGAACACCCAGCCTGCCGCAGGGCCACGAGCCCCACCCTCAGACCGCTATCACGCGCAAGATCGAAGACCCGCTATCGGGCCGACATCTTCGGTATTGGTGCGGAGGAGTTCAGGCGGGTCTTCAGGGCCACCTTCTACGTGTTCGGGCTGTTCGCCATCCTCACGATGGTGGTGCGCACCGACATCTCACGCGGCTACATCGCGCTGGCCTTTCCGCTCGGCCTGGTCGGCCTCTTCATCAGTCGGGGACTGCACCGCCGGAGGCTGCTCGCGCAGCGCGAACGGGGCGTCGGACTGCGTCGCTCGGTCGTCGTGGGGTCGCCGTCCGAGGTCGAGTACGTCCTTCAGCGGATCTCGCACAACCCGAGAGCGGGGTACGGCGTCGCCGCGGTGGCGAGCGGTGGGTCGACGGCGACCGTCGAGCTGCCCGACGGTCGCCGGGTGCCCCAGCTCGGCGACCCCCGCGACTTCGTCGACAGCCGGCTGGCGATCGACTTCGACCAGGTCATCGTGGCCGGGTACGACAGCCTCGGCCGCGAGCGCCTCCGCGCCCTGGCGTGGTCGCTCGAGGACACCACCGTCGGGATGGCGCTGATGAGTGGGATGACCGACGTCGCCGGCCCTCGTGTGCACTGGCAGCCGATCGACGGGCTCCCGCTGATGAGCGTCGAGGTGCCGCACTACATCGGCCTGCGGGTCACGATGAAGCGCCTGTTCGACATCGTCGCGTCGGCGGCACTCGTCGTGCTGCTCGCACCTCTCATGCTCGTGCTCGCCGCGCTGATCAAGCTGTACGACGGCGGGCCGGTGCTCTACCGGCAGCGGCGCATCGGCGTGGGCGGCACGCCGTTCTCGATGACCAAGTTCAGGTCGATGACCGACGGCGCCGAGCGGATGTTCGATGCCCTGGCTCACCAGCAGCACGAGGGCAACTCGGTGCAGTTCAAGCTGCGTCAGGACCCGCGCGTGACTCCGATCGGACGGGTGCTGCGCCGGTTCTCCCTGGACGAGCTGCCCCAGCTGTTCGACGTGCTGCGCGGCACGATGTCGCTCGTCGGCCCGCGACCGCACGTGCAGGCCGAGGTCGACGCCTACGAGGCGCACGTGCGTCGTCGCCTCAACGTGCGACCGGGTATGACCGGCCCGTGGCAGGTGGGCGGACGGTCCGACCTCTCCTGGGCCGAGAGCGTGCAGAAGGACCTGTTCTACGTCGAGAACTGGTCGATGACCGGTGACCTGCTCCTCCTGCTCAAAACTGCACGCGCCGTTGTCAGCAAGAACGGTGCCTACTGA
- a CDS encoding ISL3 family transposase — MFKATADVDPATTLFNLPGYRVLSVTRDAGGTRQVLIEAGVVEAACPGCGVLTSRVHQRTVQRVRDVPFDGPVEVLWSKRRWRCAERLCPRTTFTEHTEQVPPRARLTTRLKERLVAALSGEVRAVDRVGAEYGVTWPTVMRQLTAAHAARAAAEQFRPRPVASLGIDEHRFRTVRWFRDEAGAWKRIEPWMTTFTDLATGQVLGVVDGRDSAAVKTWLRTRPRWWRHRVRTVAIDPSAAFRSAVRSWLPKARVAVDHFHLVKLANDALTKVRRRVSWDRHERRGRGTDLAWAHRLLLLRGYDTLSNRARERLNAVLAQDDPAQEISAAWGVKEQLRRVLAASSIADASAERATFNQYVSWAAMPETTRLKKTIDTWWAAIKVFIQTRATNARTEAANVTIKNIKRAGRGYRSHTNYQCRIMLYNAARSAA; from the coding sequence GTGTTCAAGGCTACGGCCGATGTCGATCCGGCGACGACGTTGTTCAATCTCCCGGGGTACCGGGTGCTGTCAGTGACTCGCGATGCGGGCGGGACTCGGCAGGTGCTGATCGAGGCTGGCGTGGTCGAGGCAGCGTGCCCGGGTTGCGGGGTGCTTACCTCGCGGGTGCATCAGCGGACGGTGCAGCGGGTGCGGGATGTGCCGTTCGACGGGCCGGTCGAGGTGCTGTGGTCCAAGAGGCGGTGGCGTTGCGCCGAGCGGTTGTGCCCACGGACGACGTTCACGGAGCATACCGAGCAGGTGCCGCCGCGGGCGCGGCTGACGACACGGCTGAAGGAACGGCTGGTGGCGGCGCTGTCCGGTGAGGTCCGGGCGGTGGACCGGGTCGGCGCCGAGTACGGGGTGACCTGGCCGACCGTGATGCGGCAGCTGACCGCGGCCCATGCTGCCCGGGCCGCGGCCGAGCAGTTCCGGCCCCGACCGGTGGCCTCGTTGGGGATCGATGAGCACCGGTTCCGCACGGTGCGCTGGTTCCGCGATGAGGCCGGTGCCTGGAAGCGGATCGAGCCGTGGATGACCACGTTCACCGACCTGGCCACCGGGCAGGTCCTGGGCGTGGTCGATGGCCGCGACAGCGCAGCAGTCAAGACGTGGTTGCGGACTCGGCCGCGATGGTGGCGTCACCGTGTGCGGACGGTCGCGATTGACCCGTCCGCGGCGTTCCGGTCTGCCGTACGGTCCTGGTTGCCCAAGGCCAGGGTCGCCGTGGACCACTTCCACCTGGTCAAGCTCGCCAATGACGCCCTGACCAAGGTGCGGCGGCGGGTGTCCTGGGACCGGCACGAGCGCCGCGGTCGAGGCACCGACCTGGCCTGGGCGCACCGCCTGCTGCTCCTACGCGGCTACGACACCCTCTCCAACCGTGCCCGGGAGCGGCTGAACGCCGTTCTGGCACAGGATGATCCGGCCCAGGAGATCAGCGCCGCGTGGGGTGTGAAGGAACAGCTGCGCCGTGTGCTGGCGGCCAGCAGCATCGCCGACGCCAGCGCCGAGCGGGCCACGTTCAACCAGTACGTGTCCTGGGCCGCGATGCCCGAGACGACCCGGCTGAAGAAGACCATCGACACCTGGTGGGCCGCGATCAAGGTGTTCATCCAGACCCGTGCGACCAACGCTCGCACCGAAGCCGCGAACGTCACAATCAAGAACATCAAGCGAGCAGGTCGCGGATACCGCTCACACACGAACTACCAGTGCCGCATCATGCTCTACAACGCCGCCCGAAGCGCGGCATGA
- a CDS encoding helix-turn-helix domain-containing protein has translation MGDKESARGCSTGLVVSSPVLGRAVRRLARSARELDITCSAYSWHDFSTTLRAGGRPPTTVLLDAFLDDWVPLALKIRVLARLGTRTVVLGSGAATPLAERARLEGAVGWVEPTVGLDTLVRLVERPGWPADVVRPSLLGVELTDRQIQVLCAYASRRGLSPGQFARVMGVSAETMRSHLRSGRRRFTDRGVDVSSQALLIDALVADGYLVPESRWRAEGRW, from the coding sequence GTGGGGGACAAGGAGAGCGCCCGCGGCTGCAGCACCGGACTGGTCGTGTCCAGCCCGGTGCTCGGCCGGGCTGTTCGTCGGCTGGCTCGCAGCGCCCGTGAACTCGACATCACCTGCTCGGCCTACTCCTGGCACGACTTCAGCACCACCCTCCGAGCCGGCGGACGTCCTCCGACGACCGTGCTGCTGGACGCGTTCCTGGACGACTGGGTCCCGCTCGCACTCAAGATACGAGTCTTGGCCCGTCTCGGCACGCGCACGGTCGTCCTCGGCAGCGGTGCTGCCACTCCCCTTGCCGAGCGCGCGCGGCTCGAGGGTGCGGTGGGCTGGGTCGAGCCGACCGTCGGGCTCGACACGCTCGTACGACTCGTCGAGCGTCCAGGATGGCCGGCGGACGTGGTGAGGCCGAGCCTGCTCGGCGTCGAGCTCACCGACCGCCAGATCCAGGTCCTGTGCGCGTACGCCTCGCGCCGCGGCCTGTCGCCGGGGCAGTTCGCGCGGGTGATGGGGGTGAGCGCAGAGACCATGCGATCGCACCTGAGGTCCGGTCGGCGCAGATTCACCGATCGTGGTGTCGACGTGAGCTCGCAGGCTCTGCTCATCGATGCGCTGGTCGCCGACGGATACCTCGTCCCCGAAAGCCGATGGCGCGCCGAGGGCCGCTGGTAG
- a CDS encoding helix-turn-helix transcriptional regulator, protein MSPLLLHRDCLARALDEEAHQPRLEGRVVDHELDDHVDVLLVDQRCEGLDELVEQSRVPVVVWGGYRHESWAAGLRERGAAAYVTLLAHPADVAIALRRAFHGLTTYPSLAGAPQEQLTQRELEVVHAYACAFPHLSREQVAGRLQISENTLRVHLGRARRKLGLGSRSSRVQLRRAVTARDLSSSKGLA, encoded by the coding sequence GTGTCACCGCTGCTGCTGCACCGCGACTGCCTGGCTCGCGCGCTCGACGAGGAGGCGCATCAGCCACGGCTGGAGGGCCGGGTGGTCGACCACGAGCTCGACGACCACGTCGACGTGCTGCTCGTCGACCAGCGGTGCGAGGGGCTGGACGAGCTCGTCGAGCAGTCGCGTGTCCCGGTGGTCGTCTGGGGTGGATACCGCCACGAGTCGTGGGCGGCGGGCCTGCGTGAGCGGGGCGCGGCGGCGTACGTCACGCTGCTGGCGCACCCGGCGGACGTGGCCATCGCGCTCCGTCGTGCCTTCCACGGGCTGACCACCTACCCGTCGTTGGCCGGGGCGCCCCAGGAGCAGCTGACGCAGCGTGAGCTGGAGGTGGTGCACGCCTACGCGTGCGCGTTCCCGCACCTGTCTCGCGAGCAGGTGGCGGGCCGGCTGCAGATCAGCGAGAACACCTTGCGGGTGCACCTGGGGCGAGCCCGCCGCAAGCTGGGGCTGGGGTCACGGTCCAGCCGCGTGCAGCTGCGAAGGGCCGTGACCGCGCGTGACCTGAGCAGCTCGAAGGGACTCGCATAG
- a CDS encoding MauE/DoxX family redox-associated membrane protein, whose product MRVIAVLATLVSAGALVVSGAMKLGRSRPVRQAMRELDVPLTLQRSSVAACVPVVELVAAVGALTLDGAYRTACAVAVLALHLVFVVVVWRVVRAERPADCHCFGTLSRNPVSRRTLLRNVGFAAAALVGLALGVAGDDRSVVRALAAAVVVAAVTMRGWSELRTWRSRPRPEQLFLQDPHGARLSLVDLQQPATVLVFFSAGCRTCHDLVPYFRWWPTRLPDGLDLQPVLRGTPEEFAQHAVFAELVEHAWYDDGDVAAAVGVPASPGAAYISTRHPLGDGGVFGRHAIEDLLRRHGADLTAAPLPGSD is encoded by the coding sequence GTGCGCGTGATCGCTGTGCTGGCCACGCTGGTGAGCGCCGGTGCGCTCGTCGTGAGCGGGGCCATGAAGCTCGGACGGTCCAGGCCGGTGCGGCAGGCGATGCGCGAGCTCGACGTGCCGCTCACCCTGCAGCGCTCGTCCGTGGCCGCGTGTGTGCCGGTCGTTGAGCTCGTCGCGGCTGTCGGGGCGCTCACGCTCGACGGCGCGTATCGCACCGCGTGCGCCGTGGCCGTCCTCGCGCTGCACCTGGTGTTCGTCGTCGTGGTGTGGCGCGTCGTCCGAGCCGAGCGCCCGGCGGACTGCCACTGCTTCGGGACTCTCTCGCGCAACCCGGTGTCGCGCCGGACCCTGCTGCGCAACGTGGGCTTTGCAGCGGCTGCCCTCGTGGGTCTCGCCCTCGGCGTCGCCGGCGACGACCGCTCCGTTGTCCGCGCCCTGGCTGCGGCCGTGGTCGTCGCCGCCGTCACGATGCGGGGCTGGTCCGAGCTGCGCACCTGGCGGTCGCGGCCGCGGCCCGAGCAGCTGTTCCTGCAGGACCCGCACGGGGCACGCCTGTCGCTGGTCGATCTGCAGCAACCCGCGACCGTGCTCGTGTTCTTCAGCGCTGGATGTCGCACCTGCCACGACCTGGTGCCGTACTTCCGGTGGTGGCCCACTCGCCTGCCCGACGGCCTCGACCTGCAACCCGTGCTGCGTGGCACCCCGGAGGAGTTCGCACAGCACGCGGTGTTCGCCGAGCTCGTCGAGCACGCGTGGTACGACGACGGTGATGTCGCCGCGGCCGTCGGCGTACCCGCGAGCCCTGGGGCGGCGTACATCAGCACACGGCACCCGCTCGGTGACGGCGGCGTCTTCGGACGTCACGCGATCGAGGACCTGCTGCGCCGGCACGGCGCCGACCTGACCGCAGCGCCGTTGCCGGGCTCGGACTGA
- a CDS encoding LCP family protein, whose translation MTSVRRTARTTLAGLLVAASVASVAGCSGDDSGSATTGSAAAPTTTTGAAAATSSPGSASTSSAAPSGPALAAGNGTLTPQVLQRLGKTSFTDAELAGASRGTWKGTGIAVRAQGQDVTLLVKEGATWKIVGGWWPSKGAPGPYLGGKRHVVALGSDARLGQDIQHSRADTIQVVGVDGKGGGGILGLPRDTLTTLPNGSQGKINGAMVSGGPAGMARTVSRTTGIPLQGYLLTDFVGFQRAVHAIGGITVTLKRPVKDVPAGTHNLTAKQALTVARERKSLPGGDFDRSANQGLILMSGYAKLRTLGPTRLPGLMTAISPHMSSDLTPAQVLTLLASAYQANPSRVGRSVADGQAGSGPGGASVVRLTPAAKAEFGRFRDGNL comes from the coding sequence ATGACTTCGGTTCGCCGCACCGCTCGTACGACGCTCGCCGGCCTCCTCGTCGCAGCCTCCGTCGCCTCGGTGGCCGGGTGCTCCGGTGACGACTCCGGCTCGGCGACGACCGGGTCGGCAGCGGCGCCGACCACGACGACCGGCGCGGCCGCGGCCACGAGCTCGCCCGGCAGTGCGTCCACCTCGTCGGCCGCTCCGTCCGGTCCGGCGCTCGCGGCGGGCAACGGCACGCTCACACCGCAGGTGCTGCAGCGCCTCGGCAAGACGTCGTTCACCGACGCCGAGCTGGCGGGTGCGTCCCGCGGCACCTGGAAGGGCACCGGCATCGCGGTCCGTGCCCAGGGCCAGGACGTCACGCTGCTGGTCAAGGAGGGCGCCACCTGGAAGATCGTCGGCGGCTGGTGGCCCTCGAAGGGCGCGCCGGGCCCCTACCTCGGCGGCAAGCGGCACGTCGTGGCCCTCGGCTCCGACGCCCGCCTCGGGCAGGACATCCAGCACAGCCGCGCCGACACGATCCAGGTCGTCGGGGTCGACGGCAAGGGCGGCGGCGGCATCCTCGGCCTGCCGCGTGACACGCTCACGACCCTCCCGAACGGCAGCCAGGGCAAGATCAACGGCGCGATGGTCTCGGGCGGGCCGGCCGGGATGGCCCGGACGGTCTCGCGGACCACCGGCATCCCGTTGCAGGGATATCTGCTGACCGACTTCGTCGGGTTCCAGCGGGCGGTGCATGCGATCGGCGGCATCACGGTCACGCTCAAGCGCCCGGTCAAGGACGTGCCGGCCGGCACGCACAACCTCACCGCCAAGCAGGCCCTCACCGTGGCGCGCGAGCGCAAGTCGTTGCCCGGCGGTGACTTCGACCGGTCCGCCAACCAGGGCCTGATCCTGATGAGCGGCTACGCCAAGCTGCGCACCCTCGGCCCGACCCGCCTGCCCGGCCTGATGACCGCGATCAGCCCGCACATGAGCTCCGATCTCACCCCGGCGCAGGTGCTGACTCTGCTCGCGAGCGCCTACCAGGCCAACCCGTCGCGGGTCGGCCGCAGCGTCGCCGACGGCCAGGCCGGCAGCGGACCGGGGGGTGCGTCCGTCGTACGCCTCACGCCGGCGGCGAAGGCCGAGTTCGGACGCTTCCGCGACGGCAACCTGTGA
- a CDS encoding amino-acid N-acetyltransferase, with translation MDTQPTSAPQRDARPVVRRARAADVREIRELVRPYVDRRAIVPKPAVAYYESLQEFRLVELDGRLAGCGALHVMWDDVAEVRTLAVADWAKGRGVGGAVLRGLLDDAREIGVRRVFCLTFETGFFARHGFVEIDGQAVEPAVYAELLQSYDEGVAEFLDLDRVKPNTLGNTRMLLEL, from the coding sequence GTGGACACGCAGCCGACCTCCGCACCGCAGCGCGACGCCCGACCGGTCGTCCGTCGTGCGCGTGCCGCCGATGTGCGCGAGATCCGTGAGCTGGTCCGCCCCTATGTCGACCGGCGCGCGATCGTGCCCAAGCCGGCGGTTGCGTACTACGAGTCGCTGCAGGAGTTCCGGCTCGTCGAGCTCGACGGCCGGCTCGCCGGCTGCGGGGCGCTGCACGTCATGTGGGACGACGTCGCCGAGGTGCGCACGCTGGCGGTCGCCGACTGGGCCAAGGGTCGCGGGGTCGGGGGCGCCGTGCTGCGGGGGCTGCTCGACGACGCGCGCGAGATCGGCGTACGCCGGGTGTTCTGCCTGACGTTCGAGACCGGCTTCTTCGCCCGGCACGGGTTCGTCGAGATCGACGGGCAGGCGGTCGAGCCGGCGGTCTACGCCGAGCTGCTGCAGTCGTACGACGAGGGCGTGGCCGAGTTCCTCGACCTCGACCGGGTGAAGCCCAACACCCTCGGCAACACGCGAATGTTGTTGGAGCTGTAG
- a CDS encoding peptidoglycan-binding protein — protein sequence MPDSTSHHGRPSRRTVLGGAAAAVTATAIGFSFKDAPGASAKGHRIRPRSEWGFDGWAKKVDSVPRGKRTHFVVHWQGPKSNWLKDLFKDDEIKNGPGAPKQMHEIAKDDDGPGIEYSFVITQKGEIWEGRGFDLLAGAVEGFNTLAISVQIHIREGDSPSDEAMRALEWLYFETNRVLSRPGRSHITEPLTISGHNDHYGTECPGPDLKRWVDDDGPRLRREAQEDFAAPPFEGGRQVLPFPGEKAFRIGKSDPAVLDLDKALIAKGYTKHHDGNGYQASRTFTEATRLNVRDFQLAQGWRGSGADGYPGPQTWDRLVNG from the coding sequence ATGCCCGATTCCACGTCACACCACGGCCGGCCGAGCCGTCGTACGGTCCTCGGCGGTGCAGCCGCTGCCGTCACGGCGACGGCCATCGGCTTCTCGTTCAAGGACGCGCCCGGCGCCAGCGCCAAGGGCCACCGCATCCGGCCCCGCTCGGAGTGGGGCTTCGACGGCTGGGCCAAGAAGGTCGACTCGGTGCCGCGCGGCAAGCGCACCCACTTCGTCGTGCACTGGCAGGGCCCCAAGAGCAACTGGCTCAAGGACCTGTTCAAGGATGACGAGATCAAGAACGGTCCGGGCGCACCCAAGCAGATGCACGAGATCGCCAAGGACGACGACGGCCCCGGCATCGAGTACAGCTTCGTGATCACCCAGAAGGGCGAGATCTGGGAGGGCCGCGGGTTCGACCTGTTGGCCGGCGCGGTCGAGGGCTTCAACACACTGGCGATCTCGGTGCAGATCCACATCCGCGAGGGCGACTCGCCCAGCGACGAGGCGATGCGTGCTCTGGAGTGGCTCTACTTCGAGACCAACCGGGTGCTCAGCCGACCCGGGCGCTCGCACATCACCGAGCCGCTCACGATCAGCGGCCACAACGACCACTACGGCACCGAGTGCCCTGGCCCCGACCTGAAGCGATGGGTCGACGACGACGGCCCCCGCCTGCGGCGTGAGGCGCAGGAGGACTTCGCCGCGCCGCCGTTCGAGGGCGGTAGGCAGGTGCTCCCGTTCCCGGGTGAGAAGGCGTTCCGCATCGGCAAGTCGGACCCGGCGGTGCTCGACCTCGACAAGGCGCTGATCGCGAAGGGCTACACGAAGCACCACGACGGCAACGGCTATCAGGCCAGCCGCACGTTCACCGAGGCGACGCGTCTGAACGTGCGCGACTTCCAGCTCGCCCAGGGCTGGCGTGGCAGCGGCGCCGACGGCTACCCGGGCCCGCAGACGTGGGACCGCCTCGTCAACGGCTGA